TGCCGTCAAAATTTTGTCCGGAAAATCTAGTTGAGCTTCATATGCCACAGAGCAAGGTTACGAAGCTTTGGAAAGAAGAGCAGGTATATTATATTGTATGCCTATTTTAATTCTTGTATAAAATCAAGtgtagaaattatattaattctttataTTTCTATTTCATTTGTTGCAGATACTTGTCAACTTGCAAGTTATCGATATGTCGCAATCTTACCGTCTAACTGAAGTTCCAAATCTCTCTAGGAGTCTAAAAATTGTGAAGATAGATCTCAGGGGCTGTACAAGTTTGGTTGAAATTCCTTCGTATTTTCAACATCTTGACAAGCTTACTCATCTTGATCTTGAAGACTGCACGAGACTCAAGTATCTTCTAGAGATGCCAGGAAATATTCAATACTTAAATTTAGGATGCAGTGGTATAAAGGAGTTGCCTGAATCAGTTTGGTCTAACGAAAATATTTCTTACTTGAATTTATGGCAATGCAAAGACCTTAAGAAACTTCCAAGCAGCAAGTGTAAGTTGAAAAATCTCGAGATACTCAATCTTCATTCGTGCTCTAAATTTGAAAAGTTTCCAGAGATTTTGGAGCCAATGGAACATTTGAAGTTCTTAAGTTTAATTCAAACAGCAGTTACAGAGCTACCCTCATCAATTTGTGAGTTGAAATATCTTGAGAGTCTTGATCTCACCGAGTGCTCTAGATTTTCCAAATTCCCTGAAATCTTGAAGCCAATGGAACATTTGGTGTATCTTAGTTTGCGCAAGACAGCTGTCGAAATGCTTCCTTCGTCTATTGGAAATCTAAATAGGCTTCAAGATTTAAACCTTAGTAGCTGCTATCAACTTAAGGATGTCCCAACAAGTATCTACAGTTTAACCAATCTTAAAAGTCTCGACTTTTATAGCTGtcggagacttgaaaaattacCTTCCAGCTCTGTCGGTTTTCTCTCTTTAGAAGAACTAGATCTCAGCTTCAGCGGTATATTGGAAATACCAGCAAGCATCAAACAAGCTTCTCGGTTGTCTATACTCCACTTAAGCTACTGTGAGCAGCTTCAATCTATACCAGAGCTCCCAGTGCTATGTAATGTTAAAGCTGAACACTGCACGTCGCTGAAGATAGTGTCAAGTTCAAGGACAGCACTCACACAAGGTTGGGATAAACCTAAATATTGTTGCAGAGTTTTTACTGATTGCCCAAAATTGGATAGTAATTCAAGAAGCAACATaatggatgaagcacatattaCAATTATGCGAATGGCAACTGTTGTGCCATTTAAGTACCATCGCTGGTCTTGTAATCCCCGGCCTCAGATTAACATTGCATGTCCAGGAAAAGAAATTCCAAATTGGTTCAGCTATCAAAATGAGGAATCTTCAGTAGACATCGAGCTTTGTCCAGATTGGTTTCGAACAGGTTTATTTGGTTTCGCTCTCTCTGTTGTTCTTTCTGGGGTTTCAGGGCGGTGGCATGACTACAGGACGGTGAGAGCTGAATTCATTGTCAAATTCATGGGTGAAAGACATGAACTGTTCAGTTCAGTGTACTTGATCCCAAGCGAAAGCCGCTACTGCCATCACGTGCATGTGTGGAATGAGGCCTTTAGAAGTGAAGAGGTAGGAAAAAACTGCTCCCCTGATGTTTACAAACTTGCCAAAGAGGCCTCTGTTGTCTTCCGGCCGGTGGATTTTAAAGATAATTCTAGAGATTTTGAAGattttgaagattttggttCTGCTTCCCCTATGAAGGTGGAAAGCTGTGGTATATGCCCATTGTATGCCGAAGATGCTgagaaattcaaatttgatcatgTGTTCATGTCGAGGGCACCAAaagtagaagaagaaacaaTACAAGATGATGATTCCAAAGATGGTAGATCAGGAGATGGAGCCTCAAGTTAGTGGATCAAGTGATCGAGTATGAAGCAAATGAAagtcgtcgtacccagtgcacaaggctcccgctttacgcagggtctgggagaggtgaatgtcggctagccttaccccaatttatggagaggctgctccctaGATGAAGCAAATGAAAGTGATTAGGAAAAACTTTTTAAGGCAAATTTGTACTTTGATAGCTCACTTGTCTGACCAAGAAATAAGACAGCAAGTAGGCAaggcttttattattttggtaTTGTTTATGTTTTATACATTATAAAGCGCTAGTTATGGACATGTATATAATGGCCTATTTGTTATCTTTAAAACTTGATTTAAAGAGAAACGGCTACTTTTTCTGTAGCGAAATTTGCCATAAAGAAATAAACTTTCAAAGTCTGCCTTGATTTTATCCATTTCAAGTGTATGGCGTGGGAAATTTTGCTTCCTTTTCAAGTCACACCAATTTCTTAAATTTCCTTTTTAATGTGAGGGTTCTCAAATTTGAGGAAATGAACAACCAGAATGATTCTGTTGAAGTGGAATTAACAATAATTGTCCGGTATATGTTGCTCACTTTTTGCTTTTAAGTGATGAATTTTCATTTTTAGGTCACCCTTGGATTTGCGAAACGTTTTCTGCTATGAACAAGTTAAAGAAGGTGGCTTTACTGGTAAGTGCATGGGAGTCTGGAACACTGTTTGGCATTTCTATCAGATTTAGTATTTTCTTGTaaagaatatttatatgtgacgTTGACTTTTGGCATGCCCCTTAACTAGAATGCTACAACTTATGCTTAAGGTTTTTTTGGCTTTATGTTATATCAGGTAATAGCTGAAAGCCTATCTGAGGAGGAGATTGCTGGACTCAGAGAGATGTTTCAGGCTATGGATACTGGTAATAGTGGTGCAATAACATTTGACGAACTTAAAGCTGGTTTGCGGAGATATGGCTCTACCATGAAGGATACAGAGATACGTGATCTTATGGCTGCGGTAAGATGCTTGTTTCCAAACAGAATCATCTGTAGTTGGCTTGCCTACTAGTCTAGTTCTCAATTTTGTGCTTATTTATGTTCCAACTTTGTTTATGTTTCACAAGGCGCATTTTTTCGTTCTTTCCCAGGCTGATGTGGACCACAGTGGAACAATTGATTATGGGGAATTTATAGCTGCTACAGTTCATCTTAACAAACTAGAACGTGAAGAACATCTGGTTGCAGCCTTCCGATACTTTGATAAGAATGAAAGTCGTTATATTACGGTTGATGAGCTCCAGCAAGCTTGTACAGAACATCACATGACTGACGTCCTTCTTGAAGATAGTATAAAAGAAGTTGATCAGGATAATGTAAGTCGCCAAAATTTCATAAGGGAATTGCATcattcttcaaatatttgaaTCATCTAGTAATTGTTAAGCTTGTATGAGCAACCAAATATATTTGCGACTCTCATGGACATGTGTTAGATCCCCAAAAATAGTTTGATGGAGCATCATGTATTGTACAATCGTCTCCGCATATCTATGTATCCAGATAACTTCATTTGTACAGAATATTGTCCCCAAACAGATGCCATGCCTTTTTCCTCGACGCTTATcgctacaacaacaacaataacaacaaagccttttcccactaagtagggtcggctatatgaatcctagaacgccattgcgctcggttttgtgtcatgtcctccgttagatccaagtactctaagtcttttcttagagtctcttccaaagttttcctaggtcttcctctaccccttcggccctgaacctctgtcccgtagtcacatcttcgaaccggagcgtcagtcggccttctttgcacatgtccaaatcaccggaaccgattttctctcatatttccttcaatttcggctactcctactttacctcggatatcctcattcccaatcttatcctttctcgtatgcccacacatcccacgaagcatcctcatctccgctacacccattttgtgtacgtgttgatgcttcaccgtccaacattctgtgccatacaacatcgctggccttattgccgtcctataaaattttcccttgagcttcagtggcctacgacggtcacacaacacgccggatgcactcttacacttcatccatccagctcgtattctatggttgagatctccatctaattctccgttctcttgcaagatagatcctaggtagcgaaaacggtcgctttttgtgatcttcgctagattgctccggtcattagtgtggataagtatataaatggatagagataggaaagcaaacacaagatgtacgtggttcacccagattggctacgtccacggaatagaagagttctcattaattgtgaagggtttacacaagtacataggttcaagctctcctttagtgagtacaagtgaatgatttagtacaaatgatattaggaaatattgtgagagaatgaactcgtaatcacgaaacttctaagtatcggagtgtggtatcgtcttgacttgccttatctgtctcataggtagatgtgacatcttctctggaagtactcttcctccatccaggggtggtatctttaaccggtggagatgcacaaggtaatgtatcaatttcacttgaagcttacttgtagtttcaggcttggtcaagcgcgatacaaaccatgtagtaggagtcccccaagtcgccgagctaggggatctgctgaaagaggtgacagacaaggtaagcaatcagagctccggctgattgttcactttcttcccatcttgcagcagcatgaaggataaagagaagaaaaatgagaagagatgatatgggatacttttgcttttaaagaagtaactttccacaggcttattcttgaactgagctggagggttttctggtttcctccagagtatatggccgactgaagaatttgagggtcaaaacaagtccatcaaatctagagtacgttcgaccctgctgatatgggatacttttgcttttgacagagtaatggatgtatcggcacgtgtgctgttacgcttgtctccacatgcttccttgtatccttcgcacttgccctatctgttcctcaagcagatgcggtatcttccctggaaacataagatgttgaagatgagtactcgagagcaatgctaggtaagtaatcaggtaaggggttccaggcagtcagttcctggctggaagcttgattccaagtgctgactgattgctctctttctccttgtcttgcaggtaaaaacaaggccaaaggaaaagatagggaaaaagcatgatatgggatactcttgcttttaaccctgatgatatgagatattcttgctctagtatagcttgtttgcagaggtattatcggggggaaagaaagctgaatatttcgaaaggcttcgttgggagtgccctctcagatatgaggaagggttgagcatttttgcaggtctgcctgtctgttggggttggaggtcgacatatataggagtctccctaacaacaagtagtaatgctattcctttaccctgcttggtcatagcacggtagtgggagctgccagcttcacatgttttaactctgtcagagcactttgaaaaagtggtctgtggtatctggctctcgagaagtcttcgacagaatgcccataatttccgcaaagctgagtgtgcgtgtgacatgtgctgacaaggctagaaaagtaggtgcctcttcgatttctgagatcggccctcgtggtctctgagcatcccaacttttgagaaagcgagcgtctcttcgattgattcggagaacgatgcctcttcgatttttaagaaagcaatcatgctaggggtctggctctcgagattcggggagcagtgtctcttcgatttttgagaaagtaatcatgttgggagtctggctctcgagattcggagggcggtgcctcttcgatttttaagcaagcaatcttgttgggagtgttttctcgaatgtgagtaaaggttgggcatgtttgctagtctaccttgccacgaagcacagaggttgacacacagggattttccaattatccagcaatggtactgttcctttaccctctcttcgatttttgagaaagtagtcatgttgggagtctggctctcgagattcggaggacggtgcctcttcgattttggagcaagcaatcttattgggagtgttttctcgaatgtgagtaaaggttgggcatgtttgctagtctaccttgccacgaagcacataggttgacacacagggactttccaattatccagcagtggtactgttcctttacccttgtgggtaataatatggtagctagaccttcaaaatttatgggtctaaactttgttaatgctgtttctttgctattcttttacccttcttggtcagagcgatgtagtgggagctgcaagcttcacgtgctcaactttggcagagaactttggcaaagttatatgtggtacccatgagctattgttgcgtgtgggaagtgggtgattgaacagtaagattcatgtgttttctacttccccagaagtcttcgacaaaatgcccataatttccgcaaagctgagtgtgcgtgtgacaggtgctgacaaggctggaaaagtaggtgcctcttcgatttctgagatcggccctcgtggtctctgaggagcccatcttttgagaaagcgagcgcctcttcgatttctgagatcggcctttgtggtatttgagcagcccaacttttgagaaagcaaacgcctcttcgatttctgagatcaaccctcatGGTCTCTaagcaacccagcttttgagaaagcaaacgcctcttcgatttctgagcaggcgcctcttcgatttctgaagctccgtcgagtgcagatttttataggggttggcattaagttccaaagcacacttgaatctccaccagtagaagcttcattcttgcacttctaagatcttgatttgtccgacctcttctctcttcaacacctttgaaaatgtctggcccctccgaccgtcgttttgacttgaaccttgttgaagaggcagccccgccttctccagacaacatatggcgcccatccttcgtctcccctactggtcctcttaccgttggggattccgtgatgaagaatgatatgaccgctgcggtggtggccaggaaccttctcactcccaaagataacagactactttccaaacggtctgatgagttagctgttaaggattcgctggctctcagtgttcagtgtgcaggttctgtgtctaatatggcccaacgcctatttgctcgaacccgccaagttgaatcattggcggctgaagtgatgagtctcaaacaggagattagagggctcaagcatgagaataaacagttgcaccggctcgcacatgactatgctacaaacatgaagaggaagcttgaccaaatgaagaaaactgatggtcaggttttacttgatcatcagagatttgtgggtttgttccaaaggcatttattgccttcgtcttctggggctgtaccgcgtaatgaagctccaaatgatcaacctctgatgcctcctccttctagggttctgtccagtactgaggctccgaatgatccccctccggtgccttctctttctggggctctaccgactgctgagacttcgcctaagcaacctttgtgaaggctccctcttgtttgtttattttgactcatgtatatgtacatatttgtagcttatcgggatatcaataaataagctttccttcatttcaacgtattgtgttaaatacaccaaagccttcttcgctaagttctttgaattttcttttgttgaagcttgtatgttgaagctttctaagtgaagcatgtaggttagggtagtgttcccttaatttcccgagtgaggaaaacttctcggttggagacttggaaaatccaagtcactgagtgggatcgactatatgaatcttagaacgccattgtgctcggtcatgtgtcatgtccttcgttagatccaagtactctaagtcttttcttagcgtctcttccaaagttttcctaggtcttcatctaccccttcggccctgaacctctgtcccatagtcgcatcttctaatcggagcgtcagtaggccttctttgcacatgtccaaaccaccgtaaccgattttctctcatctttccttcaatttcggctactcctactttaccccggatatcctcattcctaatcttatcctttctcgtgtgcccacacatccaacgaagcatcctcatctccgctacacccattttgtgtacgtgttgatacttccccgcccaacattttgtgccatacaacatcgccggccttattgccgtcctataaaattttccctttagcttcagtggcatacggcggtcacacaacacgccggatgcactcttccacttcatccatccagcttgtgttctatggttgagatctccatctaattctccgttattttgcaagatagatcctaggtaacgaaaacggtcgctctttggtatttcttgatctccgatcctcacccctacctcgttttggcctctatttgcactaaacttgcactccatatattctgtctttgatcggcttaggcgaagacctttagattccaacacttctctccaaaggttaagctttgcatttaccccttcctgagtttcatctataaacactatatcgtctgcgaaaagcatacaccaaggaatatcatcttgaatatgtcatgttaactcatccattaccaacgcaaaaaggtaaggacttaaggatgagccttgatgtaatcctacagttatgggaaagctttcggtttgtccttcatgagttcttacgacagtctttgctccttcatacatatcctttatagcttggatatatgctactcgtactcttttcttctctaaaatcctccaaagaatgtctcttgggaccctatcatacgctttttccaaatctataaagaccatgtgtaaatcttttttcccatctctatatctttccatcaatcttcgtaagagataaattgcctccatggttgaccgccctggcatgaacccgaattggttgtccgaaacccgtgtctcttgcctcaatctatgttcaatgactctctcccagagcttcattgtatgactcattagcttaatacccctatagttcatgcaattttgtatgtcgcccttattcttgtagataggcaccaaagtgctcgttcgccactcatttggcatcttcttcgttttcaaaatcctattgaaaaggtcagtgagccatgttatacctgtctctcccaaaactttccacacttcgattggtatatcgtctgggcctattgcttttctatgcttcatcttcttcaaagctacaaccacttcttccttccggattcgacgataaaaagagtagtttctacactcttctgagttactcaactcccctaaagaagcactcatttcatgtccttcattgaaaagattatgaaaataacctctctatctgtctttaaccgcgttctctgtagcaagaacctttccatcctcatccttgatgcacctcacttggttgaggtccattgtcttcttttcccttgctctagctagtttatagatatccaactctccttctttagtatctagtcgtttatacatatcgtcgtaagctgctaacttagcttctctgacagctttcttcgcctcttgcttcgcttttctatacctttcaccattttcatcggtcctctccttgtataaggctttacaacattccttcttagccttcacctttgtttgtacctcctcattccaccaccaagattccttttggtgtggggcaaagcccttggactcttctaatacctcttttgctacttttcggatacaactagccatggaatcccacatttggctagcttccccctctctatcccacacacattgggtgattaccttctctttgaaaatgacttgtttttcttcttttagaagAGGAGATTTGGTGGTAGAAGATTGAGAAGCAAATTTAATTCCTCAACTCCAAATAGAGATTCGAATAGGGAGACGTTACATTTTGAGAGTTGGGAGATTTctgttgtttttttattttgttaagtgATGCCTTTTGTATTGCTGTATGATGATCAAACAATATTTGGACAGTGGGAAGTGTTATTTCAAGATTctaacttatttttgtgtgtggGTGAAGAAGGTAACTCCAGGCTCCCAGCACATGAGTACAATTTGCAACATTGAAAAGGGGctgcaaaagaaagaaaaataaaaaacagtaaaaaaagTGGAAAATTACTTTCATCTCCAGTAACATAATTTCAGTGCCCTCAACGATATATCAAGTCTGTCTGGTAATTTTCGCCccacataaaaagaaaatttcatGACACAAATTTACTGTCATCATAGTGTCCAGTACTTATTATACTATTTCATGAGAAGATATAGTTAGAGGTATACTACAATGTGCATCTAGATGATGATCTTGAATTCTTGATGCAATGAATCAATTATCTAAGATGATTTTAGAGAATATTAATAATGATACAGTGCAATTTGTCTCATTTGGTGGAATGTAATGTAATTTTCAAGATTTATGGTGACAAGTGGACAGACCCAGATTGGATTTCTTTGAACCTGTCTCTCTGGAATTTGTCTGTCCCTCCAATTAACAAATTATACTAACTGAGTTTTTATATGGTTTTCTAAAATAAGAGATCCGAGTTATTTAACCGTTATATCtttgtttaaaaaaacaaaaatttaatttaattattaaaaattcagGAATATCCTATACTCCGCAGTACCATAAACGCCCAAATATAAGGAACCTTGTATGTTTTGTTTACTTCATATCTAATCAAAACCACCATCTTGTTTGTAAATAAgcttggaaatcattttgtacaAAGATTGCAAAGCATGTTGTATACTaggaatttgaaaaaaaatgacacAAGTTTTCTACATTCATGTGGATGCCTTATTGCTATACATTAAATCAAAGAtatccccaaaaaaaaaaaaaaaaaaagatacattTCATGAGTCCTATATCTGTGTTTGCATATTGCGAATTTGAGTTCATCCAAAATGTTTAAGTGCCCTTCAAAACTGTAGTTTCATTCGCTACTGAAATTTCCTgtaaaagaagatgatgaatgaTGTCAAAAACACTGTAAGCGAGACACTGAATGATCAGAATTGCA
This genomic interval from Malus domestica chromosome 05, GDT2T_hap1 contains the following:
- the LOC139196609 gene encoding calcium-dependent protein kinase 6-like encodes the protein MKQMKVVVPSAQGSRFTQGHPWICETFSAMNKLKKVALLVIAESLSEEEIAGLREMFQAMDTGNSGAITFDELKAGLRRYGSTMKDTEIRDLMAAADVDHSGTIDYGEFIAATVHLNKLEREEHLVAAFRYFDKNESRYITVDELQQACTEHHMTDVLLEDSIKEVDQDNVSRQNFIRELHHSSNI